The sequence below is a genomic window from Colias croceus chromosome 11, ilColCroc2.1.
TGTTCCTATAGGCCTCCGAGTGATTGACATTTCTAggtctattaatttttatatgggTGCAGTCGATTGCCccgataatattattcaatccACGACGGGTAGGACTTCTGCCTAGTTGttcaaattgattttttatattttgttgttgttcTGTATTATTTGGGAAGTGTATGTATCTTGGTAACTGTTTAGCTAATGCCAAAGATACTTGGGCTATAACCCTACAAACCGTAGGCTGGCTTATGCTTATAATATCTCCACACACAGTCTGAAAACAAGAAAAAGAGAgacattaatattttcacagtaatataatgtttatacaGAAATCTCTTGGTATTTGTATGTTAGACATAAAGCCAGGTAGAAAAGAACTTATATTGCCTATGTAGGTATAGATAATCCTTTCAGTGAACTAAAGTAGGTACAAGTAAAATAGGAAAGATCATAGAGGATTTCATGAAAGATagataaaaaagattttataaaaaataaaacaaataggtaCCTGGAAGCTCCCAGTAGCATAAAATCGTAAAgctatcaataattttattctagCTGTTAGTGGAAGTCCTCTGTTGCCAACAGACGAGTGGATGTCTCCTTCAATTTGAGGTAAGATAACATTTTCCACGGTGTGCTTGGTGAACCTATATCTGCCCTTGAACTCATCAGCTCCATAGTAATCAAAGGGATCTTGATTGAACATATTTCTAAAATACACTCGGGGTTTGGCGAGTCTTCGTGCACGATTATCAGCAGCGTCTACCGCAGctccaatattttcaattcgaTCGAAAAGTTGGTCAATCCTTTCAACGTTTTGCATATCGAGCAGCAAGAAAGCAACAAGTTGAGCAGATATCGGGAGTCCAAAATTAATGCGTAGGTCGAAAGTAAACAAGAGGTGAGCAGGTATCGGGAGTCCAAAAGTAATGCGTAGGTCGAAAGTAATCAAGTTATCAGGTGAGCAGGTATCGGGAGTCCAAAAGTAATGCGTAGGTCGAAAGTAAATTAAAGATGTAAGCACAGgatgtaagtaataataaacttatttgtgCAAGCAGCAAAcctattatacattatactctTTTTTCCGTATGTATTACTCTACTCTTTGTACTCTTTGCAGCAAAGAACGTCAAACTTCAAAGTCGAGAAAAAACAAGAACGTCAGTCGTCAACGATGTTTCGTTTCGTTCCACCTacataatgattttttttctaaacatttaatttttgatataaaataataatgttattattatatatattttttatggaaatataacttaattcaattatatgttctcaaaaacataaattatgcgTATAATGTAACAGTCACACGTCTTTCCCTGTACTTTACTTTGAGGCCGTACTTTTCTAAGGAAAGTCAAGCAATTGtctctgaaattaaatatgttgaaAGTAAACTTCGGTCATACAAAGTTTACTTTGTGAAGACTCTTTTGCGGTAAAGTAAAGTCACGACTGTGAATCTGGGCCATAGCTCGGCCGGCGCACGCTCCGCCTCCCCGTGCCCTCCGTGCTCGCACCGCCCTGTCTGTAGCGCTCTAGCGGCCAACGTCGGAACTATACGCTTTATCATTCAACATTAATTACTATTTGAATTTACTTTTGTACAAGTGTTCTTCATTTTGAGTCCTTAATACAATGttcgttttattattgaaaaatactttaggctggttgcagagctagACCGACCGTCAtgtcagtgcgtacgtcagtcgcgcttgtcatgtgtatggaaattcataaaacctttcatagctagaccgaccatacgcacgcgtattgtcatgcgcattagtgtaaagtcatacaattgttgatgcgtatcgtcaggaccgacggtacgcactgacggtcggtcaagctctgcaaccagtgCAGCCTTATTATTCAAGattaagagccagcgcgcaagagcaacgtttgtctccgcaactattttgtctctcccgtCAACTCTATgaggagttgcgtcgctacgtgcgcgcactttcttactagcccataggtgggagagacaaaatagttgcggagacaaaagttgctcttgcgcgctagctcttatatacctactttttgCCTGTCATGCGGTTGACTTTAGAAATTGCATTCTTTTCagttgataaaaaattactcCGTCATTTgggttagtttttgttttcttGTTAACCTGCTGATGAATGGACGGTTTCACAGCTTCTGGATGTGTTCTGATTAGCTTATCTGTCTCTATAAATTACACTGTACGAAATTTTCGTCTTAAGAACACAGAATATCGAAGACATTGCCAACAAGTTGTGAAATCAGTCCTTAGTAggtaattcattttaaaaataaactccggatattttttgttaagtaCTTCTTTTTGCGATTATTCTACCATAAAATTTTCTCACAAGATCACTAAGTGATCAAAAATTGGATATAAGCTATTGTTTCGACGCGTCTCTGCTTGTGAAGTCGCTAGTACAGCGTCTTGCTAATATAAACCCATCTTGCGATAAGATTGTTTTACTTTGACGAGAATGTAGATAGAACTATTGTAAAatagaatacaatattatattttattgttagtaAAAGATCTGACATGACTACGTCTTCTATATTGAagattgtttaattttaccgacacaaatgtaatataaaatgtaggtaaatgACTAATGTGCAATTTAattgcataattttttattggtattatGTGACACCTTGTTTATTTGTATCATaaacagaatatttttattacttaacgTATATATAGTGTACCTTCATAGTCATCAGTCGAAAGTAAAACGATCAATCTGCACAATCCTTGCCCTGAAACTCCTTTGTTTTTTATCAGCACATAATTATAACTCAATATTAATCATGTGCtgttttaaaactacatataTCAATCCAGTGAGGCGGATTGCGTTGCTAACGCAAAATTATTTTGCGTAATTTACCGATATTATCCAATGTTCAGATAAACAGTGGTTGTATGTGAGAAAAGATTAAACCGAAAGTTTCAGTAGGAACAGATTTCTAGTTGTGTTAAATTTGATGGTAATCACTCTCTATTTGAACATTGCAAAATCGGTCCACGGTGTGCCGAATATATATGTTAAATGTGTCAAATGACAAATGTATGTCCCCAGTTTGAATTAGCGTGTTAACTATGCTATGAATGTTTGTCAAGAAGAAATACACACAATCGTGACGTATTTGCGTTTTGCGTGAAGAAATGTTTGACTGATATTGGTCAATTGAGATTCAAATCTCAGCCAATAGAATGAGAGTTCCGACTTGTGACGTCACGAACCGTGGAGCGAAACGCTTCCGATTTGCTGATATAAATTGCACAAATACATTATCGAGTTTGTGTGTATTCCTCTATATTATTCGACgtttattaaatgtactatcattcaaactttataaattattataataatcgttAGTGGACATCTAGCTAAGACACATACACCATTAAAGTTTCCTAAAcaagttcaaaatatattcgatgcaaaataattaaactcaCGTTTTTGCGTCGAATGTATTTAGTCTTGTTCTTTCAAAACATGCATCGGCCATTAATCTATTCTTGTGGGCTTGTAAATAGCAACAcggtttatattatcaaaatgcCGTTAACTGATAGTCTTATTTCAGATAAAGTTTGATGTTTTATGGTGCTTCATGTCAGCTATGATAATTACTATAAGTTTCGCGACGTCTAAATTCATTTCGAATTCGGGACAATGCCGTTTCGCTACGCGATGGCATCCAAAATTTCTGGtagtacaaaattttattgcattaCGAATTAATTTATCGCGAATTTTAGTGCCTCGACAGACGCGATAGTAAGCGCGGGCCGATAAATGTTTACGGTCCAAGCTTCCGGTCCGTGTGGAGAGGCCGTTAGGGATAATATGTCCGCTTATACGTGccagaatattattttagtttttgaaatatatatatgCTTAGTAATAGTGCGTGGGATCAaatcagttttttttatatttctgaatTGCtccgtcagattttcatacaTGTGATTTAAAGTATGACCATTATTTATCCCCATATTAGTAATGCTCATAAACATTTACCATTATACACGTTAATTAAGGTAATAGTGTTAAGTTCGCGCGGTTTTtactttcataaaatatgatatgcAAAACTATGTAATCCAGTCTAGTGTTACTATGTACGGCGTATTACGAGTGTCCCCGAAGCTTCTCCTTTAGCTTTAGGCTGCGGTGGATTTGTGTTTCGCACAAATTATAAGTcacctattattatattattattgttcgtGTGGACATTTTATATCGGTGATTTTTTATAGAAGGGTTTGTACAGCGaggattttttagaaaatttttatattgcatTGCGCTTTTAAGGCTTTCGATGTGTTATTTCGAGACGATTTTGTTACCCGTTTTAGTGTTTTATCAATTAATGGATACGagtaaataatgataatatcaattaatatttcaaattttaacctaattataaaattttaagtaaggACGTAGTAGTTCGTAGACTACTGCccccctagacaagtggctttctattagcgtaacgtttgatagaatagattattatctattttataatctattctatcaaacgttacgctaaacgAATGCCACTTGTCTAACCCCTCTGGAGTAAAtacgataataatataacgcaAGTAATTGGGCAGCGTAACGACGTAACGACGTGGCACTCCATAGTGTCATTGTACTTAGTTAGCGTATAACATTATAGTCAAGACtttgaaattaataacttTGAGTACTCGTTAATTCaatgtagatatttatttttgttattgtaatgTACCCAAAATTACTATATTTATCGAAATATACTTGATAGAATTTTAGAAATCGACGACCAAGGCGGTCGCTGTAAGTAAGGATGACATTTCTTTGcatataataatgtttgaaaatCTAAATGTTTCCCCGATATGGCATTTAAACGTGTTTAATACATAGATATTGTAAGAAAGCGGTGTGTCGTACTATCAAGTGAGTCGGAAATGCTAAACAATTGTCTAATGTGCTTCTCGCTGTAGATGTAAGTTGgcatgttttaataaattggaAGTGCTATAATCtattataatcaaaatatttaaaataattaagttatgATTCTCCAATATTGTGGAagatgtataatattttttactaataaatttaatattgtacattgtgttttatttcatccctgaaattattttataatgcatgcaaaataatatactttcaTTCACAGATTtattagggccgatttttcaattcttggttaaaatttatccgtccaataaagtattacacgaacattttaaaatgtcacctgtaaactgtcaaatacggacaattagaatacatttttgaaatggtagtttaaaacgttattcgatgaataagttttaaccaaggattgaaaaattagCCCTTAGACAAATAAAAGACACGAATctcaacaataaatatatttattatcacaatACATAGTAGGTACTACTTGCCCAACAACACACAATAACAACTATGACTAAATAactattcataatttatttaaagcaaATTCTGCGTATCATTTGCACTAAACGCGTATCAACATTCCAGTTTCTACAAATAagcatttaacatttattcttACTTCATAAAACtgtataaaattctatattTTGTATCTGCAAAGACTAaagttcatttttatattattttttttttcaaatattcctATGGGAACATATTGCAAGAGTTGgtccaattaaaattaatatcatagtCACAGCGGAGCAAAAGCTCGTCATTATATGAACTTATAATTTGCAATAGCGTTAGCTCATAGCATCAGTTAACTTTTATGTAgcaaacttatattttattcaggtTTATTCCGTGCATATTATTGCTATGCTTTTTTGCAGTGTGACATTCAGTAGTATTTCATAACGTACACAAGTACAGTGCATTAGTACACTTTATCAGTTAATATTtaacctatacatataatatataatattatataatatataatattactagctttccgcccgcggcttcgcccgcgttttcagagaaaaccccgcatagttccctttcccgtgggatttccgggataaaacctatcctatctctcaagttggatcgaactgcacatggtgtgcgaattttattataatcggttaagtggtttaggagtccattgaggacaaacattgtgacacaagatttatataatatataagattaACAAACAAAAGTCATTAGCAATTTGTACGAAAATTTTTCACTCAAGTcctctttaaaaatatcatttttccacAAAAAAACTATTCAGAGATCGATTACCTACGCGAACCAAGAAAAGCGTGAGTTCATCTCATTTTTCCTACCAAAACGAAAATTAATGACTTGTAactttctacataatatttttaaaacaagaaCGTGTGGCTATACTGAacgttaacaaaaaaatattgcaagtTATATGAtggtttcttttaaaaataaattatttacttattttaataataattctttgTAAATGTAGCTTACGAAAAATATCACAATCTATTGAATCAGGCAAACTACGAATTCTACCTGATGTCAGGtcaatacagataaaaaacaattgcaataaatattatctaaaacgTGTGTCCTCCGATAGCAAGCATGATGTTTTCAAAGGCGATCCAGTTTATAAGCGCCCAAGGGCCGAGTCGCATCCATAGAGGTAGGAACCCTTTGTAAAGGGATAGTATACCCTCGTTCCGGACCGACTGCTGTAAACAATCGATCATGCCGCGGTAGAGGGTGCCCCTGGAACAAGTAAAAGCGTGAAATGTTATACTTGGTGGGTAggtataaatgaaataatacaGGATGATAATatcgtattttaataaaataaaatgaataggtaaagaaataatttttatgtttggcATAGGATAGGGCCCAGATGCTTGTACATTTACGGAATATGTATtgttaggtatatattataattaaattaatttatttaaaaaacaatacacTTCTATTCatcaatatatataaatgattaTTCTACTCTACACTCATTGGAGAAAATtcggtaaaaaatataaggtaaTTTCTAACCGTAGGCGTAGGTATTTAATCTATAGGTatgtacagtactccaaaagtgataatgcgcatagaaatcttcgtcaaAGTTCGGTAACTGTCATATGCTCGGAGCGTCCGAAgacgatatgtatatagagtggtgaaatgcattttcttcttgcataatttagtaaaatttgtttagccaaatgaaatacattttggaaatacgacaattacgaagatttgcatgcgcattattagttttggagtactgtaagtacctaggtacacTACGTTTTTATGCAAACGTCATAAACATGCAAACGCCCAACGAATGATtctcaaacaacaacaacattcTAACATCGCATCCGAAGGTCTGGAGTATTTGGAATGAAAGGGAAAGGAGACCTACGTATGTTCGCGCGCGACTTTGACCCCGTTACGTGACCTCTACCGCACTATTCACCCACTTTACACTTAGTACTATGCAATCTCgtgaaaatattgatttcgTGCACGAGTATTGATTAGTTGCGGTACGTTTCCATGAATATTTTAGTTACGCGTGTAACGTGTTCGAATAGCGCGTTTGGCTTTATAGGAAAAAGGCGTGTTTTGTTATTGATTAGATGAAAGAGGATGCATTGCTACTTTGATACTGTAGTATCGGAAtgcgaaatatttattaaaatgataaaaaaaagtttaagtaATGATGGtgagataggtacctatttaaatcatGCCTTATATTATAGTCAGTGGAATGTAGCCaacaaacaaagaaagaaaaacacttcgttattatacttaataataatcagtgttgattcaaatattaattaataattattatttataagtgaCTTCGTTACCGTAACcccaaaataatattacaaagtaCAAACTCATGCACTCATTACAGTTTCGTCGACCTCAATTGCTTGTCGATAAAAATTTACTCTTTTTTTCAGTAACCCTCTAAGTCTCTCAAAAGAACcgctttaattttttttttctaatagtgcaatttaattttacgataCAAGTGATTTATTGGAATGACTCACATTTTATAGTTAGGACAACCCTATATGCTaccatagattaaatattatctacttatatGTTATAAGACTTTCTCTATTCATGCAAATTAAcccaaatttaaatgtaaaatagaaAGATGGTGCAACCGATGCAAGGAATGTCTTTCAACGACGAATCGTAAAACAGCTGATCGGAATTTTTAACCAGGTTACAACTTATAGTATGACTGATCACTGAAATGAAGTCACGACCTCCAGCACACATTGTTACCTTAATTGACATACATATAACAACACTACATAGTAACATTACATTCATACACATAGTATCTTATAACCAAAATTACCTCCCATCCGGCCCCACAGGTTGGTTCATGAGCCTCGTCTTCATCACATCAGCGGGAGTTCCCACGACAGCGGCTACAAAGCCAGCAGTGAACGCAGCAGCACCATGCACTATGGCATTGTCGGCCATTCCGAATTCACGGATAAGGAACTGTTTGGTAAAATCGTACGCGGCGAGGTCGCCCATGTTGACTAGAGCTGCTCTTTGCACGTTTGGGACCGCGCCTGAAAGTATTTACATTTAGATCTTATTGTAGCTtatgaaaatttgaaataactacaaaactttcttttttatcttttacaaAACTAAAAGCTAAAGCTAACTAAAGCTGCTAAGTCAAGGTAAATTTCTTCAAGTCTTTCAACAGtttttacaagataaaaagcttttataattgtaatatatgTCTGCTGGTATTGCTGAATGAGACAAACggattacttttttattttatgattttaaaaattgtacgcTATGTTTaacagataaaattaattatttttgacaaaCAATGATCAGAACATACCTCTCCAAAAGCCCTTAATCCCGCCTTCCGCATACAGCATTACATACACCTGCCTACAGTTGGAGAACCTTGGCGCTTTTCCTTGCAACAACCTCCTGCCTTCAGCCTGCATCTGGACCTTCACCAGGTCGGTTGGTGATGCGATCAGCTGCGCGAGGGATCCCGCCGCCAGCCCGCCTGCCGGACTTCGCGCCAATTAAACGTTATTTCATGGACAcgttgttaatttttttctaacttctaataaaaagttatattcaTAATAGGAAATAGTTTCTTTCCACATGTACAAACATACCTATAtggataaaaattgtattaataggCGTGGAATTCGTGGAAAGCTGGTGGCCACTGGCCTGATGCCTATGGTAAGCGTAAACTAAGGCacgaaataaactttaaatgatttagaagagaaaatcttcaaaatattatatctatgtcGCCCACAACATGAAAATTAGGACATCACAGTTTATCACAGTACATACCTATTCACACATTAGATCCAGCTATACCGTCTGGTGCAGAATGCAGCACTGGCTACCTATTTGATCTATTTGTCGCTAAAAAtttatgtacaaaaaataaaaaaccaatTGGAAAGTATTCTTTTAATCTACCGCTATGTAGTTAGGCACAACATCTGCGTTTTATGGTGTTTCCGGTTGCAATCTGTTATTTGGGTTTCGACCATATAAAAACAAGTGCCAACATCGTTCGTGTTCGTAACAAATAACCCGTAATTCGTAAAATGAAACTATCaaaatcatattttgtatttgtaaacAGCTTATAATTATAACCAAATGACTTGACCTTCAAAATAAAGTCAATAACCTCGCATCTTATTGCTTATCAAATAATCGAGATAGTAACTATTATTATGCAAACAATGTGAATGATAAAACGAAAcgtattacaaaattaaacattgaATTGAAGGTCAATAACACTGCACATACTAGTTCTTTATCAACTCCTCATGGTCATTGATAACACGAAATAATTTACACATTCTAACGAACCTCGTTATTTCtagagtttaatttatttgaaacctaagtaggtatataattatatatgtttttattatttttcttatcttaatatatataaatctcgtgtcacaatgtttgtcctcaatagactcctaaaccacttaaccgattataataaaattcgcacaccatgtgcagttcgatccaacttgagagataggatagtttaaacatgtagataccacgggcgaagccggggcggacctctagtattatgtattctttgaTACTACGTAATTTCTATTGTTTATAACAACATGAATTTCAGACTTCAGTAGGTAAACAAGTAATATTTATGTGCCTTTAAGGATTTTTCCCATAAATAACTCAACGATAGTCGATAACCTAGCCATAACCTCATGACTTGTACGTTCCCAACTAGCTAATTAGTTAAtcaataagttattatttgcataatgtatgcattgaataaatatatttaaccttattttatgtttcaatCGTATCGCTTTCATAgaatttaagtacctactcataaaattatattaattaattcatttccTTTTTCCTATTCCGCATTCTTCATAGCCTAGATTTTCCGTCACTGTAatcctttttttttcaacttaAGAAACGAAATCctcaaaataatcaatattcaatattctTTAAAGGTTTCTAAATACTCTACAACAAAAATTAATGACTTTCTCACCCACAGAGGCCGCTCCCAGtgaaacttttccattttcgTCTTTGAAATAACTTCGAAAGTGTTCATAGAAAATCAATCGGCTCCCCGAGTAGATTGCATGTCGCTGGAACATAGGCATCAATCCGCTCCATAGCTTTAATACGCCTTCCTGCTTCGCTATCCCCACAGCAGTTTTTATCATTCCATGGTTCTCTAactgaaaatttatattatctgtagaCTGATTCATAAGTTTCCGAACGACAAGGTATGGAGATTATATTTCTACAAAAGTAATTGACCAAAACAATTCCATTAATGTAATTGAATTGAATGTGATTGATCTGATTGAAAGCTCAAAGTCGTTTGTAAATGCAACCACTGAGGGGGAAAGTAAGATGAATTACGTTTCAAGCAAGTGATTGATCATTAACTTGAAATGTAGGTAATGCAGATTGGAATAGTGATTTGTTTCCAATttccaatataataaaagcgATAATAAAGCATTTTCTTATACCTGCTTGAGGCATTTTTTTATGCTCTGACATACCTGATGTAATTGcgcaaatattaattatgtattaattagtCAATAATCTTGAGACGCGGTCAATAATCAcaggaatatttattttgtgtatcgTATTTGAAAACCTCTAttcctatgatatataaactTAATTTCCGTCATAACTAATCGTAATTGAATAAACAgcctattttaattattcaaagtCGAATTCAAAATGTTTTCTACCCAGCGCTCCCTGAACTAAGTAGAGTTCAGGGAGCGCTgggtagaaaatattttgttggaAGACcaatggaaataaataatctaaatGTTAGACGATAAAGgggaaataaatttatcttatTGGGCTATTTATAATTCCAAAAATGAGCAGAGTGTAAAGAATATTCTACATAATACAGTAACAATAACAGTAACAGtactatatacctatattatgctTTATACAGGgactaaataataaagacCGAGTTTGCGTCATTAGTCTGTTTATAGTGGACAGCACAGGACAGCACAAATGCtagttcatttattatttctgaAATCAATATACCCATGTGCGTATTTCAGAATAGATGATggtattcaatattcatgACCATGGCGAACAAAcctaacataaaattaaattttgtctgtatgtAGTAGAGGTTCTCAATTTGTCTGTATTTTTGAAGATActtcttttatttgaaagctatATAGGGCTTGGCTAGGGCCTATTCGGTTGGTCCGACTTAAATTTCGTTCTTTTCTGACAATTTGTGGgtggtttatttttttgtaaaagaagatttaaaagaaatttacCTTGTAACCTGATTGCTTTGCAGCTGCGACTTCTGACTGTATCTGTAAccttgtttttgttaaatcgAACGGGTACGTTGCTGAAAAAGAACAAGTTTTCATCGTGACGTGTAAAAAACCAAAACAAGAAAAAAGCTAATCTACTAATCACAAAGTCTTTGAggtatattacatacataagtAATTAAAGGTCACTGTTCATTAACTTAACATAGGTATCTACATTATAGAACAGAACAAACACTTCAATAGTATATCTAAATTCTATAACGGCGAGCAAGATCTtccaatcaaataaaattagtaaAGTGAATAATTCTAGAAGGTACCATAACAAATCAGCTGTTTTTGGGCAGCATTTCGCTGAGGCTATTCCGTTTGCCACATTTACTTGTATTTAGTGTTAtggaaataaatatcttttctATCTTTCTTTTTATACCTGCTTCCGCGGCCCAAGCGCCCAGCACAGCCACAGCATAGCGGGACGCAATA
It includes:
- the LOC123695302 gene encoding putative nuclease HARBI1 — encoded protein: MQNVERIDQLFDRIENIGAAVDAADNRARRLAKPRVYFRNMFNQDPFDYYGADEFKGRYRFTKHTVENVILPQIEGDIHSSVGNRGLPLTARIKLLIALRFYATGSFQTVCGDIISISQPTVCRVIAQVSLALAKQLPRYIHFPNNTEQQQNIKNQFEQLGRSPTRRGLNNIIGAIDCTHIKINRPRNVNHSEAYRNRKGIFSINTQVITGPNMEIFDIVVRWPGSSHDSRIFRNSRAFRQFSRGEINGIIVGDSGYPSLTFMLTPLLQATTRAEINYNYAQVRTRNIIERFFGVWKRKFPCLQLGLRTKLRTSTNIIIACAVLHNIGIAYGDNYEENQNLIPPQQMEIRPVIPSSAQGLAMRQAVIAQFN
- the LOC123695623 gene encoding mitochondrial uncoupling protein 4-like codes for the protein MPVLRNADHPASKATDSIASRYAVAVLGAWAAEAATYPFDLTKTRLQIQSEVAAAKQSGYKLENHGMIKTAVGIAKQEGVLKLWSGLMPMFQRHAIYSGSRLIFYEHFRSYFKDENGKVSLGAASVGGLAAGSLAQLIASPTDLVKVQMQAEGRRLLQGKAPRFSNCRQVYVMLYAEGGIKGFWRGAVPNVQRAALVNMGDLAAYDFTKQFLIREFGMADNAIVHGAAAFTAGFVAAVVGTPADVMKTRLMNQPVGPDGRGTLYRGMIDCLQQSVRNEGILSLYKGFLPLWMRLGPWALINWIAFENIMLAIGGHTF